From the bacterium genome, one window contains:
- a CDS encoding DUF4070 domain-containing protein, producing NYKLIRRGRFRLRLNRLSALGKSMVLLGVIGKERLYYWKLFFWSLFCRPRLFPHTITLAIYGFHFRKVFQHYLSDPQ from the coding sequence AATTATAAATTGATCCGTCGCGGACGCTTCCGTCTCCGCCTCAACCGGCTTTCTGCGCTGGGCAAGTCCATGGTACTCCTGGGAGTCATCGGCAAGGAACGGCTCTACTACTGGAAGCTTTTCTTCTGGTCCCTGTTCTGCCGACCCCGGCTCTTTCCGCATACGATTACTCTGGCAATCTACGGATTCCATTTTCGGAAAGTCTTTCAACACTATCTGTCAGATCCACAATAG